The Peribacillus simplex genome contains a region encoding:
- a CDS encoding alpha/beta fold hydrolase: MDLHVEITGSGHPIVLIHGGGADLRQWTFFASLLSKDYKVIAFDGRGAGQSPSPIKHANYVDDVLTLMDYLELKQATIIGHSMGGQIATDFALNYPERVSKLVLIAPSLTGFPYSKEFEQYHDKILESAPNIDKMLDLALHSQTYQVVIDSPHKDLAVQMLRHHFGRMLKWPADFCMIWPQPPAMGRLEELNPETLFFIGKKDLADNFRVADCFRKVPNIRFIELEDADHMLPLTHSEVLYQEFTAFMED, translated from the coding sequence TTGGATTTACATGTTGAGATTACTGGCAGTGGTCATCCTATTGTTCTTATTCATGGCGGTGGTGCTGATTTGAGGCAATGGACATTTTTTGCTTCTCTTTTATCTAAGGATTACAAAGTTATTGCTTTTGATGGACGTGGTGCTGGTCAATCACCATCCCCTATAAAACATGCAAACTATGTTGACGATGTATTGACATTAATGGATTATCTAGAACTTAAACAGGCAACGATTATCGGCCATTCCATGGGCGGACAGATTGCAACTGATTTCGCTCTTAATTACCCTGAAAGAGTATCGAAACTTGTATTAATTGCTCCTTCTTTAACAGGTTTTCCCTATTCAAAGGAGTTTGAACAATATCATGACAAGATATTGGAAAGTGCCCCCAATATAGATAAGATGTTGGATCTTGCCCTTCATTCACAAACATATCAAGTTGTTATCGATAGTCCGCACAAAGATCTCGCTGTTCAAATGCTCAGGCATCATTTCGGGCGCATGCTTAAGTGGCCCGCTGATTTCTGCATGATATGGCCTCAGCCGCCAGCAATGGGACGATTAGAAGAATTAAACCCCGAAACTTTGTTTTTTATCGGCAAAAAGGACTTGGCAGACAATTTTCGGGTTGCCGATTGTTTCCGTAAGGTTCCAAACATCCGTTTCATCGAACTAGAGGATGCCGATCATATGCTGCCCCTCACCCATTCTGAAGTTTTATATCAAGAGTTCACTGCTTTTATGGAGGATTGA
- a CDS encoding acyltransferase, with protein sequence MEIISNILQKPETDNEILFIGNTEDEISFVNSKIKLFGEGNRLIIERGAEFKDATLSFNGNNSLIIIGKSKRNATIRVNVWNDNTFFLGRNYSFNGATRFILSEQKNLFIGDDNMFSTGVVVRLADPHLIYDGTTRKRINPTKSVYLGDHIWIGQDVMILKGVEVGTGSILGAKSLVAKSLPSNVAAAGSPARVVRKNVFWARPSVHAYTEKETAQSQKFPDGRFVYTSKGSTAKHFAKIEEQLSTATSVEEKTDILTPYLDVISKNRFFLPVPPERKKTFLDRIFSKGSKK encoded by the coding sequence ATGGAAATCATTTCAAATATATTACAAAAACCAGAAACGGATAATGAAATCCTCTTTATAGGAAATACCGAAGATGAGATTTCATTTGTGAATAGTAAAATCAAATTGTTTGGTGAAGGAAATCGGTTAATTATTGAACGTGGAGCGGAATTTAAAGATGCGACGCTAAGTTTTAATGGCAACAACTCGCTCATAATCATTGGTAAATCCAAACGCAATGCAACGATAAGAGTCAATGTTTGGAATGACAATACATTTTTCCTGGGTCGCAACTATTCATTTAATGGAGCTACGAGATTTATTCTCTCTGAACAAAAGAATCTATTCATCGGTGATGATAATATGTTTTCAACTGGTGTAGTCGTTCGTTTGGCAGATCCACATTTGATTTACGATGGAACAACTCGAAAACGGATTAACCCAACAAAGAGTGTGTACTTAGGTGACCACATATGGATTGGGCAGGACGTCATGATTCTTAAAGGAGTGGAAGTTGGTACAGGTTCAATTTTAGGTGCAAAGTCACTCGTCGCAAAATCGCTCCCATCAAATGTAGCAGCTGCAGGAAGTCCTGCACGTGTGGTGCGGAAAAATGTTTTTTGGGCACGTCCGTCTGTCCATGCATATACTGAAAAAGAAACAGCACAATCACAAAAATTCCCGGATGGGCGTTTTGTCTATACCTCAAAAGGCTCAACGGCAAAACATTTCGCGAAAATTGAAGAACAGCTAAGTACCGCAACTTCTGTAGAGGAGAAGACTGACATATTAACCCCTTATCTTGATGTAATAAGTAAGAATCGTTTCTTTCTCCCAGTGCCTCCTGAGAGAAAGAAAACATTTCTCGATCGAATCTTTAGCAAGGGAAGTAAGAAGTAG
- a CDS encoding acyl-CoA dehydrogenase family protein: protein MSVKLLNSNSRKAYSGAMPDTKGLNFFEEDQNLSFILKHYLSTENYDRALPHLKELGEIAGTRLDELSRMADKHTPELINYDAKGERVDEVAYHPSYKEMETLGYGKFALVAMSHKPVLGFPTKLPHVLKYGFWYLFVQSEFGLACPMSMTDSAARVLSKFGDQGLKETYLSRMTSTDMKTLWTGAQFMTEKQGGSDVGANTVTARKVDDHWEIWGDKWFCSNVSADVALVLARPEDAPEGTKGLGMFLMPRKLPDGSLNKYKVNRLKDKFGTRDMASGEVTFEGAVAYVVGDITKGFKQMMSMVNSSRLSNAVRSSAMMRRSFLEAHVSARGRVAFGSSLSEKPLMKETLFELLLDCEAAASITFYTASVYDNSDQGNREDEKLLRILTPLLKGYICKRARNSTSEGMEARGGNGYIEDWIDSKLVRDAHVGSIWEGTTNIVALDVVRALVKDEAGEIFFNDLYNRLEGITNSLTKQIGKILLQISKKVESQSKRIMSLNGQERELPSKQLMNRMYHIFTASLLLSEAEVQITAQENYRKLYMALQYIHRFLLSSGLDELNYFDSSLLQWFDAIVAFDIVSKGAVEGLLENVQQAVKL, encoded by the coding sequence ATGTCCGTGAAATTATTAAACTCTAATTCTAGAAAAGCCTATTCTGGTGCGATGCCCGACACGAAAGGATTAAACTTTTTTGAAGAGGATCAAAATTTGTCTTTTATACTTAAACATTATCTTTCTACAGAAAATTATGATCGTGCCCTTCCTCACTTAAAGGAGTTGGGGGAAATAGCCGGAACAAGGCTTGATGAATTATCCCGGATGGCCGATAAGCATACTCCCGAGTTAATAAATTACGATGCAAAAGGGGAACGAGTAGACGAAGTTGCATATCATCCTTCCTATAAAGAAATGGAAACATTAGGATATGGAAAGTTCGCACTGGTCGCTATGTCTCATAAACCTGTGCTGGGATTTCCTACTAAACTACCGCACGTGTTAAAGTACGGATTTTGGTATTTGTTTGTCCAATCCGAGTTTGGTTTAGCTTGCCCGATGAGTATGACTGACTCTGCTGCAAGGGTCTTAAGTAAATTTGGTGATCAAGGTTTAAAAGAAACCTATTTGTCTCGTATGACGAGTACTGATATGAAAACTTTATGGACAGGTGCCCAATTTATGACCGAAAAACAAGGCGGGTCTGACGTAGGTGCTAATACGGTAACAGCAAGGAAAGTTGATGATCATTGGGAGATTTGGGGTGATAAATGGTTTTGTTCCAATGTTTCAGCAGATGTAGCATTAGTTTTGGCTCGCCCTGAAGACGCCCCCGAGGGTACTAAAGGTCTTGGAATGTTTTTAATGCCAAGGAAACTGCCAGATGGTTCTCTTAATAAATACAAAGTTAATCGCCTAAAAGATAAATTCGGGACCCGCGATATGGCTTCCGGTGAGGTGACTTTTGAAGGGGCCGTTGCGTATGTCGTAGGGGATATTACAAAGGGTTTTAAACAAATGATGTCGATGGTGAATTCTTCACGGTTATCGAACGCCGTACGATCTAGCGCAATGATGCGAAGAAGCTTTTTAGAAGCACACGTTTCAGCTCGCGGACGTGTCGCATTTGGCAGCTCATTGTCTGAAAAACCCCTTATGAAAGAAACACTTTTTGAACTATTACTAGATTGCGAAGCAGCTGCGTCCATCACATTTTACACAGCTTCCGTTTATGATAATTCTGATCAAGGGAACCGGGAAGATGAAAAGCTATTACGAATTTTGACGCCATTGCTAAAAGGATACATTTGTAAACGTGCAAGAAATTCTACCTCGGAAGGGATGGAAGCCAGAGGAGGAAATGGATATATCGAGGATTGGATAGATTCGAAACTTGTCCGGGATGCTCATGTTGGTTCCATTTGGGAAGGCACCACGAATATTGTTGCCTTAGACGTTGTAAGAGCGTTAGTGAAAGACGAAGCAGGAGAAATCTTTTTTAACGACCTTTACAATCGATTGGAAGGGATTACGAATTCTTTGACTAAACAGATTGGGAAGATTCTTCTGCAAATATCCAAAAAAGTTGAATCGCAATCAAAGAGGATAATGAGTCTGAATGGACAAGAAAGGGAATTGCCTTCTAAACAATTAATGAACCGGATGTATCATATATTCACTGCCAGTCTTCTGCTAAGTGAAGCAGAAGTACAAATTACAGCCCAAGAAAACTATCGAAAATTATACATGGCTTTGCAGTATATCCATCGTTTTTTGCTTTCAAGTGGCTTGGATGAACTTAATTACTTTGACTCATCTTTATTGCAATGGTTTGATGCTATTGTTGCCTTTGACATAGTGTCAAAAGGGGCCGTAGAAGGTTTGCTGGAAAACGTGCAACAGGCTGTGAAACTCTAA
- a CDS encoding SHOCT-like domain-containing protein, protein MKEEITRVLTMVQEGKIDADKGSELIQVLKEKEETGNKLFEKPTKYLDKTLKIRVVSAQNDNVTVNLPIKLVKVVLMAGHSIAASIPQSEKYVKDININLIIEAIENELDGQIVDIKSANGDTVSVIID, encoded by the coding sequence ATGAAAGAGGAAATTACAAGAGTGTTAACAATGGTTCAAGAAGGGAAGATTGATGCAGATAAGGGATCAGAACTGATTCAAGTACTAAAAGAGAAAGAAGAAACAGGTAATAAGCTTTTTGAAAAACCGACTAAATATTTGGATAAAACATTAAAAATTCGTGTTGTATCAGCCCAAAATGATAACGTAACGGTCAATTTGCCCATAAAACTCGTCAAGGTCGTATTAATGGCTGGACACAGCATCGCAGCTAGTATTCCTCAATCGGAAAAATACGTTAAAGATATAAACATAAACCTTATTATTGAAGCAATCGAAAACGAATTGGATGGCCAAATTGTTGATATTAAATCGGCAAACGGGGATACCGTTTCGGTCATCATTGATTAG
- a CDS encoding MFS transporter, translated as MNNRTSDRTWIVVFVASFLGLMVDGMDLIMLSITMPSLMEEFNIGKADAGLIATWSLVGMAVGGIGGGWLSDRFGRVRMATWMMVLFSIGTCILGFAQTYEQFIVIRFISAIGIGAEYTIVTMLMAEYVPTKKRTTILGTLQAAYSLGYLVAALLAGAILPEYGWRPLYFIAVVPVLLAIYIRFKIPEPQGWKERVQAQKQMGRGNKKNEWAAIFKDSKTRKIFIFWGLTATFLQFAYYGIGTWLPTYIVSDLGFDFKKMTGYIVGTYAAAILGKIIAGWLADRYGRKTMFIVGGFSTAIVLPIVYLYNSPSNIILLLTLLGFLYGIPYAVNATYMAESFPAHIRGTAVGGSYNVGRVGSAMAPFLIGVVAESYSIGFGLATLAIAYVVSALIPALFIREKMYDPFGNEENSATGQKESVYANQSIN; from the coding sequence ATGAATAATCGTACGTCAGATCGGACTTGGATTGTGGTATTCGTCGCAAGCTTTTTAGGTCTTATGGTAGATGGCATGGACTTAATCATGCTATCTATCACGATGCCTAGTCTAATGGAAGAGTTTAATATTGGTAAAGCAGATGCAGGTCTCATCGCTACATGGTCCTTAGTGGGTATGGCTGTCGGCGGAATCGGTGGCGGTTGGTTATCTGACCGGTTTGGCCGGGTAAGAATGGCAACCTGGATGATGGTTCTATTCTCTATTGGAACGTGTATACTTGGATTTGCCCAAACGTATGAACAATTTATCGTTATTCGTTTCATTTCTGCTATCGGGATAGGGGCGGAATATACTATTGTTACGATGCTTATGGCAGAATATGTACCTACGAAAAAAAGGACGACGATCTTAGGTACATTACAAGCAGCTTATTCATTAGGATATTTAGTGGCAGCTTTATTGGCTGGTGCAATCTTGCCTGAATACGGATGGAGGCCTCTTTATTTTATCGCAGTTGTACCTGTTCTTTTGGCAATTTATATCAGATTCAAAATTCCTGAACCTCAAGGGTGGAAGGAAAGGGTGCAAGCTCAAAAACAAATGGGTAGGGGTAATAAGAAAAATGAGTGGGCTGCGATTTTCAAAGATTCAAAAACAAGAAAGATTTTTATATTTTGGGGTCTTACTGCGACCTTCTTACAATTTGCTTATTATGGCATTGGTACCTGGCTGCCGACGTATATTGTATCTGATTTAGGTTTTGATTTTAAAAAAATGACAGGGTATATTGTAGGGACATATGCAGCGGCAATCTTAGGTAAGATCATTGCAGGTTGGCTGGCAGATCGATACGGTCGTAAAACGATGTTTATTGTTGGTGGTTTCTCTACTGCAATTGTCTTACCAATCGTTTATCTTTATAATTCACCGTCCAACATTATTCTGTTACTTACTTTACTAGGTTTCCTTTATGGTATACCTTATGCGGTTAATGCTACTTACATGGCAGAGAGTTTTCCTGCACATATTCGTGGTACGGCTGTAGGGGGATCGTATAATGTCGGTAGAGTCGGATCAGCGATGGCTCCATTTCTCATCGGTGTCGTGGCGGAATCCTATTCAATTGGATTCGGATTAGCTACACTAGCTATTGCGTATGTGGTATCAGCATTAATTCCTGCACTGTTTATTCGGGAAAAAATGTACGATCCATTTGGGAATGAAGAAAATTCTGCAACCGGCCAAAAAGAAAGCGTTTACGCCAATCAGTCTATAAATTAA
- a CDS encoding DUF2089 domain-containing protein: MAYKVITNCPVCSETLKITKLQCSHCHTTIENEFELSKLASLSNDQLHFVEVFLTCRGNIKEVEKELGISYPTVRGKLTDIISSLGYVQKKKNELDEKKVVTMLENGEITPEEAIKLLKEE; the protein is encoded by the coding sequence ATGGCTTATAAAGTAATCACAAATTGTCCTGTCTGCAGTGAAACATTGAAAATTACAAAGTTGCAGTGCTCTCATTGTCACACTACGATTGAAAATGAGTTTGAATTATCTAAGCTGGCATCCTTATCAAATGATCAGCTTCATTTTGTAGAAGTATTTTTAACATGCAGAGGGAATATCAAAGAAGTTGAAAAGGAACTGGGGATTTCGTATCCAACGGTTCGAGGCAAGCTAACAGACATCATTTCATCCCTTGGATATGTACAGAAGAAGAAAAATGAATTAGACGAGAAAAAAGTTGTCACCATGTTGGAAAATGGCGAAATCACACCAGAAGAAGCTATAAAGCTCTTAAAAGAGGAATAA
- a CDS encoding CaiB/BaiF CoA transferase family protein, which translates to MNRALSRIKVLDLSRVVAGPVCTSILGDLGADIIKVEGPDFLDETRTWFPPDIEDISLYYMAVNRNKRAITVNLKTKEGIQIIKKLIQESDVIVENFKTGTMERLGLGYEDLKALNPKIIHCSITGFGHTGPYKQLPGYDFLAQAMSGFMSVNGTSDGEPVKAGIAMADLYAGLYAIISILAALEARNHTGRGQHCDISLMDSMVASLLNIGTGFLNTGNLPKRYGNQHPTLVPYQNFQTKDKEIIIAVGNDRQFQRFCSLINAEELPQDERFATANARIIYREELIPILQEVILTKTADEWLKVFQENNIPCGPINTLDRVFTDEQVLERQMIQEVDHPTVGIVKLLGSPIKLSDTPVTIERHPPLHGEHTKEVLLELGYDKQEIETFMEEKVI; encoded by the coding sequence ATGAATAGGGCATTAAGCCGGATAAAAGTTCTTGATCTAAGCCGAGTGGTGGCTGGTCCTGTCTGTACAAGTATTTTAGGAGATTTGGGTGCAGATATTATTAAAGTGGAAGGGCCGGATTTCTTGGATGAAACACGAACATGGTTTCCTCCGGACATTGAAGATATTAGTTTGTATTATATGGCAGTTAATCGAAATAAACGTGCCATAACGGTGAATTTAAAGACAAAAGAAGGAATTCAAATCATAAAAAAACTCATTCAGGAATCTGATGTTATTGTAGAAAATTTTAAGACAGGAACGATGGAGCGGTTAGGACTGGGATACGAAGACTTGAAAGCATTGAACCCTAAAATAATTCACTGCTCCATTACTGGGTTTGGTCATACAGGACCGTATAAACAATTACCTGGATATGACTTTCTTGCTCAGGCAATGAGTGGGTTTATGAGTGTGAATGGCACATCCGATGGTGAACCTGTAAAAGCAGGGATTGCCATGGCCGATTTATATGCAGGTCTATACGCAATCATTAGCATATTAGCCGCTTTGGAGGCTAGGAACCATACTGGCCGTGGCCAGCATTGTGACATCTCCCTTATGGACTCAATGGTTGCTTCATTGCTGAATATAGGTACAGGTTTTTTAAATACAGGAAATCTGCCTAAGCGGTATGGAAATCAGCATCCGACCCTAGTTCCCTATCAGAATTTCCAAACAAAAGATAAAGAGATCATAATTGCAGTAGGCAACGACAGGCAATTCCAGCGTTTTTGTTCATTAATAAATGCAGAGGAATTACCCCAGGATGAGCGTTTTGCAACAGCTAATGCAAGAATCATATATAGGGAAGAGTTAATTCCTATATTACAAGAAGTGATATTGACAAAAACAGCAGATGAATGGCTTAAAGTCTTCCAAGAAAACAATATTCCTTGTGGTCCCATCAATACTTTAGATAGAGTATTTACAGATGAACAAGTACTTGAAAGGCAAATGATTCAGGAAGTTGATCATCCCACTGTCGGAATTGTTAAACTTTTGGGATCACCTATAAAGCTCTCGGATACACCTGTCACAATCGAGAGGCATCCCCCTTTACATGGGGAGCATACTAAAGAAGTATTGTTGGAATTAGGGTACGATAAACAAGAAATTGAAACGTTTATGGAAGAGAAGGTTATTTGA
- a CDS encoding IclR family transcriptional regulator, translating into MNTKISSTVQRAIKIINYLNETTGPQGIKNISEKLNISPPITHRLLTTLKMDGLVFQDADSKKYSLGTVFIDYANKIITDVPFVSIIDPQLIKLRDETQETVGFYMLTNMIRMCVIEHVSNQEISRRAGVGNRIPLQLGSSGRVILAFLSEGLQAQVLNLLPEEERKMLQQQLDIIVNTHYSINEEEITKNVAALSAPVFGAKGKVIGAISISGPVFRWNKESMEQHISLLLRTAESISKSLY; encoded by the coding sequence ATGAACACTAAGATTTCTTCTACAGTGCAGCGTGCAATCAAAATCATCAATTATTTAAATGAAACAACCGGTCCACAAGGAATTAAAAATATTAGCGAAAAACTTAACATTTCTCCCCCTATCACTCATCGTCTGCTTACTACTTTGAAAATGGACGGTTTGGTATTCCAAGATGCAGATTCCAAAAAATATTCACTTGGTACGGTGTTTATTGATTATGCAAATAAAATAATCACCGATGTACCTTTTGTCTCAATAATCGATCCACAACTAATTAAATTAAGAGACGAGACACAGGAAACTGTAGGGTTTTATATGTTAACAAACATGATTAGGATGTGTGTAATTGAACATGTAAGTAATCAGGAAATAAGCAGAAGAGCAGGGGTTGGTAATAGGATTCCGCTACAACTTGGCTCAAGCGGACGAGTAATTTTGGCATTTCTTAGCGAAGGCCTACAGGCACAAGTATTAAACCTCCTTCCAGAGGAAGAAAGAAAAATGCTTCAACAACAATTGGATATTATTGTAAATACTCATTACTCTATTAATGAGGAAGAAATCACGAAGAATGTAGCTGCATTATCAGCCCCAGTATTCGGTGCTAAAGGGAAAGTCATTGGAGCTATTTCCATTTCCGGGCCAGTCTTTCGCTGGAATAAAGAATCGATGGAACAACATATCTCTTTATTGTTAAGAACTGCTGAAAGTATTTCAAAATCCTTATATTAA
- a CDS encoding TetR/AcrR family transcriptional regulator, whose amino-acid sequence MPRTPEENDRIRQASKEKIRTAAMELFMKQGYYATSISDIAKKAGISKGLLYNYYKGKEELLSEMVEARIREVVEVMEEAFTLNTPREQLEHIVNGAIENIHKKPEVHRFYLHLQTQPEADEELIKYSHLIIKANARQFEFQCKIFESMGEKEPRKRSLYFSSVLQGIMLMISTYQQGFPVEEIKNQIIREFCN is encoded by the coding sequence ATGCCACGTACACCCGAAGAGAATGACCGCATTCGCCAAGCATCCAAAGAAAAAATCCGTACTGCAGCCATGGAGTTATTTATGAAACAGGGATATTACGCTACTTCCATAAGTGATATAGCCAAGAAGGCGGGTATTTCTAAAGGTTTACTCTATAACTATTACAAAGGAAAAGAAGAGCTGCTTTCAGAAATGGTCGAGGCCAGAATCAGGGAAGTGGTTGAAGTCATGGAAGAAGCGTTCACCTTAAATACACCTCGTGAACAGCTTGAACATATAGTCAATGGTGCCATTGAAAATATCCACAAAAAACCGGAAGTCCACCGCTTCTATCTGCACCTGCAAACTCAGCCAGAGGCTGATGAAGAGTTGATAAAATACAGTCATCTCATAATTAAAGCAAATGCTAGACAATTTGAGTTTCAATGTAAGATATTTGAAAGTATGGGGGAAAAGGAACCAAGGAAACGATCGTTATATTTTTCATCTGTGCTACAAGGGATTATGTTGATGATATCCACCTATCAACAAGGGTTTCCGGTAGAAGAAATAAAGAACCAGATTATACGGGAGTTTTGTAACTAG
- a CDS encoding peptidoglycan-binding protein, with protein MAVKLETLLDRSEKNMGSGIHPVVKESALEMVKRAYEEGIFVQISAGYRSMEDQAKLYGQGRLGYIYDGKNYSDLSKPRVTNAMPGQSYHNYGLAIDYFIVSDNGKNAIWTVDAKWKRVAAIGKTLGFAWGGDWSSLKDYPHLDMTGGLTYSQLKAGTKPRLISKVNGTTPPATQVESDVIIKDTPAKDSGNPAIKSIQSTLNSRYNAKIDVDGYYGPNTKTALIKGFQTELNKQYGAKINVDGIWGPQTKAASPNVREGAKGNITYILQAALYLEGQNPHGMDGIFGSGTEIAVKAFQRAEGIPADGIAGENTFAKLFK; from the coding sequence TTGGCAGTTAAATTAGAAACTTTATTGGATCGTTCGGAAAAGAATATGGGCAGCGGAATTCATCCAGTCGTAAAAGAATCAGCATTGGAAATGGTTAAACGGGCATACGAAGAAGGCATTTTTGTCCAAATCAGCGCAGGTTATCGGTCTATGGAAGATCAAGCAAAGCTATATGGTCAAGGTCGCCTAGGTTATATCTACGATGGTAAAAACTATAGTGATTTATCGAAACCGAGAGTGACCAATGCTATGCCAGGCCAATCTTACCATAACTATGGACTAGCCATTGATTACTTCATAGTCAGCGATAATGGAAAGAATGCCATATGGACTGTTGATGCAAAATGGAAACGTGTAGCGGCCATTGGTAAAACCTTGGGCTTTGCATGGGGCGGGGATTGGTCAAGCTTGAAAGATTATCCGCACTTGGATATGACGGGCGGACTAACTTATTCTCAGCTAAAAGCGGGAACAAAGCCTAGACTGATATCAAAAGTGAATGGAACCACGCCACCAGCAACACAAGTCGAATCGGATGTCATTATAAAAGATACGCCTGCAAAGGACAGCGGCAATCCGGCTATCAAGTCCATCCAAAGTACATTAAATAGCCGGTATAATGCAAAAATAGATGTTGATGGTTATTATGGTCCTAATACTAAAACAGCTTTGATAAAGGGTTTTCAAACCGAATTGAATAAACAATACGGTGCAAAGATCAATGTTGATGGAATATGGGGACCCCAAACAAAAGCGGCATCACCTAATGTTAGGGAAGGGGCGAAAGGGAATATCACCTATATCCTTCAAGCTGCACTTTATTTGGAAGGGCAAAATCCACATGGCATGGATGGCATCTTTGGAAGCGGAACGGAAATAGCGGTTAAGGCATTTCAAAGGGCCGAGGGGATACCTGCAGACGGTATTGCAGGTGAAAATACCTTTGCAAAACTATTTAAATAA
- a CDS encoding phosphodiester glycosidase family protein, with protein MKKIWKKPILPIASISLASVMIVNAIPETPVQAELNVQSQVQMNNHVLPLGTSNLDEQRTSMNPAPGVTYTKINRGETSSKDYFTVDVAFAETQKQAKKLLGNLKRDGFKNARIIREPDRTLDDRGKGPLGYIVRIGQYQQEADAAEMRNKLSEKGYSGLRTVYTGEDGEKTTGPWVVNVLEVDRDRFQGHVVPELANDAVIGKETLTQMADRNDAIAGVNAGYFVVGAKDGTPGDLAGIFASKGQLVSEAINGRSALIFSSVEEKANIASVSTSIQATSSDGAVREVDGLNRKPGLIRNCGGIGGDTTTERPKHDFTCMDESELIQYTSVFGEKTESGDGVEVVINHAGDVEEIRNHRGGIIPSSGSVIAGTGEAAEWLRDHARQGMKIQVKSEILGDGKPLRLDQTTSMINGGPRLLEKGEISINAVEEGFHWEEDPGFYYRFGERRNPRTLAGIKENGNLLFVTIDGRAPGWSVGANFEESAKVMKSLGAVDAINLDGGGSTTMTVGADRVTRPSDATGERPIADGILLVK; from the coding sequence ATGAAAAAAATATGGAAAAAGCCAATTTTGCCTATCGCCTCTATTAGTCTAGCGTCAGTGATGATTGTTAATGCGATTCCGGAAACTCCAGTTCAAGCAGAATTGAATGTTCAATCACAAGTGCAAATGAATAATCATGTGCTTCCGCTGGGAACGTCTAATTTGGATGAGCAAAGAACTTCCATGAATCCAGCACCAGGAGTGACGTACACCAAAATCAATCGTGGTGAAACATCTTCTAAAGACTATTTCACAGTGGATGTGGCATTTGCAGAAACACAGAAGCAGGCAAAGAAATTGTTGGGAAATTTAAAGAGGGACGGTTTCAAAAATGCTCGCATAATAAGGGAACCGGATCGGACCTTGGATGACAGGGGAAAAGGACCACTTGGATACATTGTTCGCATCGGCCAATATCAGCAGGAAGCGGATGCAGCCGAAATGAGAAACAAGTTATCGGAAAAGGGATATTCGGGTCTACGGACTGTGTATACGGGTGAAGACGGAGAGAAAACAACAGGACCATGGGTGGTGAACGTACTTGAAGTGGATAGGGATCGATTTCAAGGGCATGTGGTGCCAGAATTAGCAAATGATGCAGTGATAGGAAAAGAAACATTGACCCAAATGGCTGATAGAAATGATGCCATTGCAGGAGTTAATGCTGGATACTTTGTTGTTGGGGCCAAGGATGGAACACCAGGCGATCTTGCCGGTATATTCGCCAGCAAAGGTCAACTTGTCAGTGAAGCGATAAATGGCCGTTCAGCTCTGATTTTTTCTTCTGTTGAAGAGAAGGCAAACATCGCATCCGTTTCCACGTCAATTCAGGCTACTTCATCTGATGGTGCGGTTAGGGAAGTGGATGGATTAAATCGTAAGCCGGGATTAATCCGCAATTGTGGCGGTATTGGAGGAGATACGACAACAGAACGGCCGAAACACGATTTTACTTGTATGGATGAAAGTGAGCTTATTCAATATACATCCGTATTTGGAGAAAAGACAGAATCGGGCGACGGTGTGGAAGTGGTAATAAATCATGCCGGGGACGTGGAGGAAATTCGTAACCATCGTGGGGGAATAATTCCAAGCAGCGGTTCAGTTATTGCGGGAACGGGGGAAGCGGCAGAATGGCTTCGTGACCATGCCCGACAAGGGATGAAGATTCAGGTGAAGAGTGAAATCCTCGGGGATGGAAAGCCATTAAGATTAGACCAAACCACTAGCATGATTAACGGAGGTCCCCGTTTATTGGAAAAGGGAGAAATTTCCATTAATGCCGTAGAGGAAGGCTTTCACTGGGAAGAAGATCCTGGATTTTATTATCGATTTGGGGAACGTCGTAATCCTAGAACGCTTGCAGGAATAAAAGAGAATGGAAATCTATTATTTGTCACCATCGATGGACGCGCACCAGGATGGAGTGTGGGGGCTAATTTTGAAGAAAGTGCAAAAGTCATGAAGTCACTAGGAGCCGTAGATGCCATCAATCTTGACGGCGGCGGATCGACGACCATGACAGTTGGGGCTGACCGAGTCACAAGACCATCTGACGCAACAGGTGAACGCCCGATTGCCGACGGAATATTGTTAGTGAAATAA